One Streptomyces lincolnensis genomic region harbors:
- a CDS encoding threonine/serine dehydratase: protein MIGITDIEQAAELVAGHVVRTPTVPSPGLSTLLGAPTTVKLELLQRTGSFKARGATARLLSLSEAERAAGVVAVSGGNHGIALAVMAAALDVKATVVMPRSAPARSVEIVESAGATLRLTDDMGGAFSLVNRLRDEGLTLVHPFDDPMVVAGQGTVGLEFAEDAGDLTDVLVSVGGGGLIAGVAAALRARRPGLRIWGVETEGAEAMSRALAAGGPIPVDLSSIVSTLSAPSVSQLTYNHVSALVTEVLVVSDREAVQGTLDLADHAKVWAEPAAGCLLPAARRVLEQVGDGARLGLVVCGGNATTADVMLWSQRFGLR, encoded by the coding sequence TTGATCGGGATCACGGACATCGAGCAGGCCGCCGAGCTCGTCGCCGGACACGTCGTGCGCACCCCGACCGTGCCGAGCCCCGGCCTGTCCACCCTGCTCGGTGCGCCGACCACCGTGAAGCTGGAACTCCTCCAGCGCACCGGCTCGTTCAAGGCGCGCGGAGCGACGGCCCGGCTGCTGTCGCTCAGCGAGGCCGAGCGGGCCGCGGGGGTGGTGGCGGTCAGCGGCGGCAATCACGGCATCGCCCTCGCCGTGATGGCCGCGGCCCTCGATGTGAAGGCCACGGTGGTCATGCCGCGTTCGGCGCCCGCCCGGTCGGTGGAGATCGTCGAGTCGGCCGGTGCCACCCTGCGGCTGACCGACGACATGGGCGGCGCGTTCTCGCTCGTGAACCGGCTGCGGGACGAGGGGCTGACGCTGGTCCATCCGTTCGACGATCCCATGGTGGTCGCCGGCCAGGGCACCGTGGGGCTGGAGTTCGCCGAGGACGCCGGGGACCTCACCGACGTCCTCGTCAGCGTCGGGGGCGGCGGGTTGATCGCCGGGGTGGCGGCCGCGCTGCGCGCCCGGCGGCCGGGACTGCGGATCTGGGGTGTGGAGACCGAGGGCGCCGAGGCCATGTCCCGGGCCCTGGCGGCGGGCGGCCCGATCCCGGTCGACCTCTCCTCGATCGTGTCCACCCTGAGCGCGCCGTCCGTGTCGCAGCTGACCTACAACCATGTGTCCGCGCTGGTCACCGAGGTGCTCGTGGTCTCCGACCGGGAGGCCGTCCAGGGCACACTGGACCTCGCCGACCATGCCAAGGTGTGGGCCGAACCGGCCGCCGGCTGTCTGCTCCCCGCGGCCCGCCGGGTCCTGGAGCAGGTCGGTGACGGGGCCCGGCTGGGCCTGGTGGTGTGCGGCGGCAACGCGACGACCGCCGACGTCATGCTCTGGTCGCAACGGTTCGGTCTGCGCTGA
- a CDS encoding serine/threonine protein kinase: MTMVKAHVSTHELVAGRYRLLEVLHRETNRVCWYAEDVAAGRPRLITQIGLPDDPDGETARRATSRVLRMAETMGLVRPGQVATVLDAAVEAGTLWIITEWIDGTPLGELLTHQGAFNYVRAARIGLEVLDVLEGAHGEGITHGELSPGQVFVRDQGSVVLTGFGLTGTTLVPRVTAPSFASPEQARDERIGPAADLWALGAILYTMVEGRPPFRDRDRPEATLRGVDRLPLRSPVHAGPLAPTIQALLRKNSTERLTRPAVRDALSRVLTEDPDQALRSLPTPRLRGLYQSGPKWSRRTMVAGTALAVVTVSVAVLAVTRQLPGTDDSADSGAAPRPSASAPATDDDAGTGGQPAAPPPTPTPAPPTTAAPTPTPTPTPTPTSPPAGNGLPAGFRTYNSPEGFSVALPDGWKPLRTTRAGDLAYRVILGNEDDPRTLAVTYSERVGPDPVAVWRDDVEPDLKKGPGDYERIGEIRATTYQGGKAADIEWLVDDSHGTRVRTFGRGFLIGEGRSFSLRWTTPAKDWDDAANQQALDTFLKTFRRPSD, translated from the coding sequence ATGACCATGGTCAAGGCGCACGTCTCCACACACGAGTTGGTCGCCGGAAGGTACCGGCTCCTGGAGGTCCTCCATCGCGAGACGAACCGCGTCTGCTGGTACGCCGAGGACGTCGCGGCCGGGCGCCCGCGTCTGATCACCCAGATCGGGCTGCCGGACGATCCGGACGGCGAGACCGCGCGCCGGGCCACCTCCCGGGTCCTGCGGATGGCCGAGACGATGGGGCTGGTGCGCCCGGGTCAGGTCGCCACGGTCCTCGACGCCGCCGTGGAGGCCGGCACCCTGTGGATCATCACCGAGTGGATCGACGGCACACCTCTGGGCGAACTCCTCACCCACCAGGGCGCGTTCAACTACGTACGGGCGGCCCGCATCGGCCTGGAGGTGCTCGACGTCCTGGAGGGCGCGCACGGCGAGGGCATCACCCACGGCGAGCTCAGTCCCGGCCAGGTGTTCGTGCGGGACCAGGGTTCGGTAGTCCTGACCGGCTTCGGACTCACCGGCACCACCCTCGTACCCCGGGTCACCGCCCCGTCGTTCGCCTCCCCCGAACAGGCACGCGACGAGCGGATCGGGCCGGCCGCCGACCTGTGGGCCCTGGGGGCGATCCTCTACACGATGGTCGAGGGCCGTCCGCCGTTCCGGGACCGGGACCGTCCGGAGGCCACCCTGCGGGGCGTGGACCGGCTGCCGCTGCGTTCACCCGTGCACGCCGGGCCGCTCGCCCCGACCATCCAGGCACTGCTCCGCAAGAACTCCACCGAGAGGCTGACCCGCCCGGCGGTCCGTGACGCGCTCTCCCGGGTCCTGACCGAGGACCCGGACCAGGCCCTGCGCTCGCTGCCCACACCCCGGCTGCGCGGCCTGTACCAGTCGGGACCGAAGTGGAGCAGGCGCACCATGGTCGCCGGCACCGCCCTGGCGGTCGTCACGGTGTCGGTCGCCGTCCTGGCCGTGACCCGCCAACTGCCGGGCACCGACGACAGTGCCGACAGCGGCGCCGCACCCCGGCCCAGCGCCTCCGCCCCGGCCACCGACGACGACGCCGGAACCGGCGGACAGCCCGCCGCACCACCGCCGACACCGACGCCCGCGCCGCCCACGACCGCAGCGCCGACCCCCACCCCGACACCGACCCCCACGCCGACGAGCCCGCCTGCCGGCAACGGCCTGCCCGCCGGATTCCGCACCTACAACTCGCCGGAGGGCTTCTCCGTCGCGCTCCCCGACGGCTGGAAGCCACTGCGCACCACACGCGCGGGCGACCTCGCCTACCGGGTGATCCTCGGCAACGAGGACGACCCGCGCACCCTCGCCGTCACCTACAGCGAGCGCGTGGGCCCCGATCCCGTCGCCGTCTGGCGCGACGACGTCGAACCCGACCTGAAGAAGGGCCCGGGCGACTACGAGCGGATCGGCGAGATCCGCGCCACGACGTATCAGGGAGGCAAGGCCGCCGACATCGAGTGGCTCGTCGACGACTCCCACGGCACCCGCGTGCGCACCTTCGGCCGCGGTTTCCTCATCGGGGAGGGCCGCAGCTTCTCGCTGCGCTGGACGACACCGGCCAAGGACTGGGACGACGCCGCGAACCAGCAGGCGCTGGACACCTTCCTGAAGACGTTCCGCCGGCCCTCAGACTGA
- a CDS encoding serine hydrolase domain-containing protein, with translation MTTLPTSSPAAQGVAASGVHAFLDGLEAAADIEPHSLMILRHDHVVASGWWTPYSPQRLHLLYSISKSFTATAAGLAVAEGLIRLDDPVISYFPEFEADITDPRSRAMLVRHVASMSSGHLEDALDRARALDAENLVRGFLLLPPDRDPGTVFAYNQPATYTLAAILQKVTGQTLTEYLRPRLLDPLGIGETAWIRYRTGGELGFSGLHATTDALARLGLLYLRDGVWEGKRLLPEGWVAEASRAHIETAAGNPASVGSDWERGYGLQFWRSRHGYRGDGAYGQFCLVLPEHDAVIAMTSQTENMQKVLDLVWEHLLPAFGPGPMSGRQEEDAALAERLARLALPSVPGKAAPPERAQDWAGAGFAPDETVREMLPAATAVQVSAAGDSWCVTLVEEGLRLELPLGRGGWTVVEEPMPVAVGGGWTDPDTLVVDVACLETPHHLVVTCSLPDATFSARWSTRPLHGRSLGSLRAPRGSV, from the coding sequence ATGACCACATTGCCCACGAGTTCCCCCGCCGCCCAGGGTGTCGCCGCGTCGGGCGTGCACGCCTTCCTCGACGGCCTCGAAGCCGCCGCCGACATCGAGCCGCACAGCCTGATGATCCTGCGGCACGACCACGTCGTGGCGTCCGGCTGGTGGACGCCGTACAGCCCGCAGCGCCTGCATCTTCTGTACTCGATCAGCAAGAGCTTCACCGCGACGGCGGCCGGCCTCGCCGTCGCCGAGGGGCTGATCCGGCTGGACGATCCGGTGATCTCGTACTTCCCGGAGTTCGAGGCCGACATCACCGACCCGCGCAGCCGCGCGATGCTGGTGCGGCACGTGGCGTCCATGTCCAGCGGCCACCTTGAGGATGCCCTCGACCGCGCTCGCGCGCTCGACGCCGAGAACCTGGTCCGCGGGTTCCTGCTGCTGCCCCCGGACCGGGATCCGGGCACCGTCTTCGCCTACAACCAGCCCGCCACGTACACGCTGGCCGCGATCCTCCAGAAGGTCACCGGCCAGACCCTCACCGAGTACCTGCGCCCGCGCCTGCTGGATCCCCTCGGCATCGGCGAGACGGCGTGGATCCGCTACCGCACGGGCGGTGAGCTGGGCTTCAGCGGGCTGCACGCCACCACCGACGCCCTGGCGCGGTTGGGCCTGCTGTATCTGCGGGACGGGGTGTGGGAAGGGAAGCGGCTGCTGCCCGAGGGGTGGGTCGCCGAGGCTAGCCGTGCGCACATCGAGACCGCGGCGGGTAACCCCGCATCGGTGGGGTCCGACTGGGAGCGGGGCTACGGTCTTCAGTTCTGGAGGTCCCGTCACGGATACCGCGGGGACGGGGCGTATGGCCAGTTCTGCCTGGTGCTGCCCGAGCACGACGCCGTGATCGCGATGACCTCGCAGACCGAGAACATGCAGAAGGTGCTGGACCTGGTGTGGGAGCATCTGCTGCCGGCCTTCGGGCCGGGGCCGATGTCCGGCCGGCAGGAGGAGGACGCGGCCCTCGCCGAGCGGCTGGCGCGGCTCGCGCTGCCGTCGGTCCCGGGCAAGGCCGCCCCGCCCGAGCGCGCGCAGGACTGGGCCGGAGCCGGGTTCGCGCCGGACGAGACGGTGCGCGAGATGCTTCCGGCCGCGACCGCGGTGCAGGTGTCGGCGGCCGGGGACAGCTGGTGCGTGACGCTCGTCGAGGAGGGGCTCCGGCTGGAACTGCCGCTCGGGCGGGGCGGCTGGACCGTCGTCGAGGAGCCCATGCCCGTCGCGGTCGGCGGAGGCTGGACGGACCCGGACACGCTCGTCGTGGATGTGGCCTGCCTGGAGACGCCCCACCACCTGGTGGTGACCTGCTCGCTCCCGGACGCCACGTTCTCGGCGCGCTGGAGCACCCGGCCGTTGCACGGCCGGTCGCTCGGCTCGTTGCGCGCGCCCCGCGGATCAGTCTGA
- a CDS encoding LLM class F420-dependent oxidoreductase, whose protein sequence is MVHIGYTMMTEQAGPRELVDHVVRAEEAGFDFSVTSDHYFPWLRTQGHSPYAWSVLGAAAQATRRIPLMTYVTCPTFRYHPAVVAQKAATMQLLSQGRFRLGLGSGENLNEHVVGGGWPSVDVRHEMLEEAVEIIRALFKGGHVNHRGTHFDVESARLWDLPDQPPPIGIAVSGERSCSLAGRLADLVIATEPKSDLLDAFDRHGGAGKPRVGQLPVCYDPDRDTAIKRAHSQFRWFGSGWKVNSELPHPDSFEGATQFVTPDDVADSIPCGDDPEDFVEAVRPYAEAGFTEIALVQIGGESQPAYLDWSEKTLLPALRDALA, encoded by the coding sequence ATGGTGCATATCGGATACACGATGATGACCGAGCAGGCCGGCCCCCGTGAGCTCGTGGACCATGTGGTCCGGGCCGAGGAGGCGGGGTTCGACTTCTCGGTGACCTCGGACCACTACTTCCCGTGGCTGCGCACGCAGGGGCACTCGCCGTACGCGTGGAGCGTGCTGGGCGCGGCCGCCCAGGCGACGCGGCGCATCCCGCTGATGACGTACGTGACGTGTCCGACGTTCCGCTACCACCCGGCGGTCGTCGCGCAGAAGGCGGCGACCATGCAGCTGCTGTCCCAGGGGCGGTTCCGGCTCGGGCTCGGTTCCGGCGAGAACCTCAACGAGCACGTGGTGGGCGGCGGCTGGCCCTCCGTGGACGTCCGGCACGAGATGCTCGAAGAGGCGGTGGAGATCATCCGGGCCCTCTTCAAGGGCGGCCATGTGAATCACCGCGGCACGCACTTCGACGTCGAGTCGGCCCGGCTGTGGGACCTTCCGGACCAGCCGCCGCCCATCGGGATCGCCGTCTCCGGCGAGCGGTCCTGCTCCCTGGCGGGGCGCCTCGCCGACCTGGTGATCGCCACGGAACCCAAGTCCGACCTCCTGGACGCCTTCGACCGCCACGGAGGCGCGGGCAAGCCACGGGTGGGCCAGCTTCCGGTCTGCTACGACCCCGACCGAGACACCGCGATCAAGCGCGCCCACTCCCAGTTCCGCTGGTTCGGCAGCGGCTGGAAGGTCAACTCCGAACTGCCGCACCCGGATTCCTTCGAGGGCGCCACCCAGTTCGTCACGCCGGACGACGTCGCCGACTCGATCCCGTGCGGAGACGACCCGGAGGACTTCGTCGAGGCGGTACGGCCGTACGCCGAGGCGGGCTTCACCGAGATCGCCCTGGTGCAGATCGGCGGGGAGTCCCAGCCCGCGTACCTGGACTGGTCGGAGAAAACCCTGCTGCCGGCGCTGCGCGACGCGCTGGCTTGA
- a CDS encoding SsgA family sporulation/cell division regulator: MNSFVHKTLVVQLQSGAMDCCPVLAHLSYDPADPFAVTAVFSHDGRVLARWRLDREMLTLGLERRVGVGDVRMRPVSTGLWEELRIEFFGDARPDGGRQRAVVFAWAPALAAFLRETREAVPPGREELRIDDFLQEVIAGG, from the coding sequence GTGAACTCCTTCGTGCACAAGACCCTGGTCGTGCAGCTCCAGTCGGGCGCCATGGACTGCTGTCCGGTGCTCGCCCATCTGAGCTACGACCCGGCGGACCCGTTCGCCGTCACCGCGGTGTTCAGCCATGACGGCCGGGTGCTCGCGCGATGGCGGCTGGACCGCGAGATGCTCACTCTCGGGCTGGAACGCCGGGTCGGGGTGGGGGACGTGCGGATGCGGCCGGTTTCGACCGGGCTGTGGGAGGAGCTGCGGATCGAGTTCTTCGGCGACGCCCGTCCCGACGGTGGCCGGCAGCGGGCCGTGGTGTTCGCGTGGGCCCCGGCGCTCGCGGCCTTCCTGCGGGAGACCCGGGAGGCCGTGCCGCCGGGGCGGGAGGAGCTGCGGATCGACGACTTCCTGCAAGAGGTCATCGCCGGGGGCTGA
- a CDS encoding DUF6328 family protein: MSVNHTAPEATGNGRNETEEERADRKWGELIQEVRVAQTGVQILFGFLLTVVFTPRYADLGDTDRTIYIVTVVLGAAATGALIGPVSLHRLVSGRRVKSQAVEWASRLTFVGLVLLLATMTAALLLILRVATHDGYVPWLVAGVVGWYLLCWFLVPMLVRIRHTTK, translated from the coding sequence TTGTCGGTCAACCACACCGCACCGGAGGCCACCGGCAACGGGCGCAACGAGACCGAGGAGGAGAGAGCCGACCGCAAGTGGGGCGAGCTCATCCAGGAGGTCCGGGTCGCCCAGACCGGGGTGCAGATTCTGTTCGGCTTCCTGCTCACCGTCGTGTTCACCCCCCGCTACGCGGACCTGGGCGACACGGACCGGACCATCTACATCGTGACGGTCGTGCTGGGCGCCGCCGCCACCGGCGCACTCATCGGGCCGGTGTCCCTGCACCGCCTGGTCTCCGGCCGACGGGTCAAGTCCCAGGCGGTCGAATGGGCCTCCCGGCTGACCTTCGTCGGCCTGGTGCTGCTGCTCGCCACCATGACGGCCGCGCTCCTGCTGATCCTGCGGGTCGCGACCCACGACGGCTATGTGCCCTGGCTGGTCGCCGGAGTGGTGGGCTGGTACCTGCTGTGCTGGTTCCTCGTACCGATGCTCGTGCGGATCCGCCACACGACGAAGTGA
- a CDS encoding aldo/keto reductase has product MDERTFDRSQQHASVIGLGTWQLGADWGDVDDKEALAVLEAAAESGVTFFDTADVYGDGRSEQTIAAFLSGRPDLHVLVATKMGRRVEQIPENYVLDNFRAWNDRSRRNLGVDRIDLVQLHCPPTPVYSTDEVFDALDTLVEEERIAAYGVSVETCQEALTAIARPGVASVQIILNPFRMKPLREVLPAAREAGVGIIARVPLASGLLSGKYTKDTVFPDNDHRTYNRHGESFDVGETFSGVDYTTGVEAAAEFAALAPEGYTPAQLALRWIVQQPGVTSVIPGARSPEQARANAAAARLPELSERTLTAIRDLYDRRIKEQVESRW; this is encoded by the coding sequence ATGGACGAGCGCACATTCGACAGGTCTCAGCAGCACGCATCCGTCATCGGTCTCGGCACCTGGCAGCTGGGCGCCGACTGGGGAGACGTCGACGACAAGGAAGCCCTGGCCGTACTGGAGGCAGCGGCCGAATCGGGCGTCACCTTCTTCGACACGGCCGACGTGTACGGCGACGGACGCAGCGAACAGACCATCGCCGCCTTCCTCAGCGGCCGCCCCGACCTGCATGTGCTGGTCGCGACCAAGATGGGCCGCCGGGTCGAGCAGATCCCGGAGAACTACGTCCTGGACAACTTCCGCGCCTGGAACGACCGTTCGCGCCGCAACCTCGGCGTCGACCGCATCGACCTGGTCCAGCTGCACTGCCCGCCCACGCCCGTGTACTCCACGGACGAGGTGTTCGACGCCCTCGACACCCTCGTCGAGGAGGAGCGCATCGCCGCCTACGGCGTCAGCGTGGAGACCTGCCAGGAGGCGCTGACCGCGATCGCCCGCCCCGGAGTGGCGAGCGTCCAGATCATCCTCAACCCGTTCCGCATGAAGCCCCTGCGCGAGGTGCTCCCCGCGGCCCGCGAGGCCGGCGTCGGCATCATCGCCCGGGTCCCGCTCGCCTCCGGCCTGCTGTCGGGCAAGTACACCAAGGACACGGTCTTCCCCGACAACGACCACCGCACCTACAACCGGCACGGCGAGTCCTTCGACGTGGGCGAGACCTTCTCCGGCGTGGACTACACGACGGGCGTCGAGGCCGCCGCCGAGTTCGCCGCGCTGGCCCCCGAGGGATACACCCCGGCCCAGCTCGCGCTGCGCTGGATCGTCCAGCAGCCCGGGGTGACCTCCGTGATCCCCGGCGCCCGCTCGCCCGAGCAGGCCCGCGCCAACGCGGCCGCCGCCAGGCTGCCGGAGCTCTCCGAGCGGACACTCACCGCGATCCGCGACCTGTACGACCGGCGGATCAAGGAGCAGGTGGAGAGCCGCTGGTAG
- a CDS encoding cholesterol oxidase substrate-binding domain-containing protein, with amino-acid sequence MTDRSVHNSRPEGPFASSWSRRGFLRSAAALAAVPVLLPADPAQAAEELPEFPAGIALYRSAYRNWVGEITADGLWACAPADTGQTVAVVNWARRHGWRVRPRGSSHGWSPLTITEGTPSDAPVLLVDTAAHLTGLALESGTSVRAGTGVTLETLLTYLEEHGLGVTAAPAPGVLTLGGALAIDAHGTAVPAEGEQRLPGQTYGSLSNRVLSLTAVVWDEDAGAYAARTFRRDEPDCAALLTHLGRVLVTEVVLRVGANSDLRCVSRVDIPAGELFAAPGTDGRTFASFLEESGRVEAIWFAFTEFPWLKVWSVSPTKPLTSRRVTRPYNYPFSDNIPTLVADLAGRMVSDAAWYLAPVLGNAQYDTAALGLVATLSADIWGPSKNTLLYLRPTTLRVTANGYAVHTTRDQVQRVVSEFTAFYRQRLTAYAAQGRFPVNGSVEIRVTGLDDPAHAELDGARTPLLSALRPSEEHPEWDTAVWLDILTLPGTPHAEAFLREIERFLLDSHDGRHALTRVEWSKGWAYTEEAVWQDEEVIGTTVPASFGETVWGQAAGTFDRLDPHRVFGNDFLDRLFG; translated from the coding sequence GTGACTGATCGTTCCGTGCACAACTCCCGGCCCGAAGGCCCCTTTGCCTCCTCCTGGAGCCGTCGCGGCTTCCTGCGCTCCGCCGCCGCGCTGGCCGCCGTACCCGTACTGCTGCCGGCGGACCCGGCACAGGCGGCCGAGGAGTTGCCGGAGTTCCCGGCGGGCATCGCCCTGTACCGCTCGGCGTACCGCAACTGGGTCGGCGAGATCACCGCCGACGGGTTGTGGGCCTGCGCGCCCGCGGACACCGGGCAGACGGTCGCCGTCGTCAACTGGGCCCGCCGGCACGGGTGGCGGGTGCGGCCCCGGGGTTCCTCGCACGGCTGGTCGCCGCTGACGATCACCGAGGGGACGCCGTCCGACGCGCCCGTGCTCCTCGTGGACACCGCCGCCCATCTCACCGGGCTGGCCCTGGAGTCCGGCACGTCGGTCCGGGCCGGCACCGGTGTCACCCTGGAGACGCTGCTCACCTACCTGGAGGAGCACGGTCTCGGGGTGACGGCCGCTCCCGCTCCCGGCGTGCTCACGCTCGGCGGCGCCCTCGCGATCGACGCGCACGGCACGGCCGTACCGGCCGAGGGGGAACAGCGGCTGCCCGGTCAGACGTACGGCTCGCTCAGCAATCGTGTCCTGTCGCTCACGGCGGTCGTGTGGGACGAGGACGCCGGTGCCTACGCGGCACGGACGTTCCGGCGCGACGAGCCGGACTGTGCCGCGCTCCTCACCCATCTGGGGCGCGTCCTGGTCACCGAGGTCGTGCTGCGCGTGGGCGCGAACAGCGATCTGCGGTGTGTGAGCCGGGTGGACATCCCGGCGGGCGAGCTGTTCGCGGCGCCCGGTACGGACGGGCGGACCTTCGCGAGCTTCCTGGAGGAATCCGGGCGGGTCGAGGCGATCTGGTTCGCCTTCACCGAGTTCCCGTGGCTGAAGGTGTGGAGCGTCTCCCCCACCAAGCCGCTGACCTCGCGGCGGGTGACGCGGCCGTACAACTACCCCTTCTCCGACAACATCCCGACCCTGGTCGCGGATCTGGCCGGGCGGATGGTCTCGGACGCGGCCTGGTACCTGGCGCCGGTGCTGGGCAACGCGCAGTACGACACGGCCGCGCTCGGACTGGTGGCGACCTTGTCCGCCGACATCTGGGGACCGTCAAAGAACACCCTGCTCTACCTCCGGCCGACCACGCTCCGGGTGACCGCGAACGGGTACGCGGTGCACACCACCCGGGATCAAGTACAGCGCGTGGTCAGCGAGTTCACCGCCTTCTACCGGCAGCGGCTCACGGCGTACGCGGCCCAGGGCCGTTTCCCGGTCAACGGCTCGGTCGAGATCCGGGTGACCGGCCTCGACGACCCGGCCCACGCCGAGCTGGACGGCGCCCGCACTCCCCTGCTGTCGGCGCTGCGGCCGAGCGAGGAACACCCCGAGTGGGACACCGCGGTGTGGCTGGACATCCTGACGCTGCCCGGCACGCCGCACGCGGAGGCGTTCCTGCGCGAGATCGAGCGGTTCCTGCTGGACAGCCACGACGGCCGGCACGCCCTCACCCGGGTCGAGTGGTCCAAGGGCTGGGCGTACACCGAGGAGGCGGTGTGGCAGGACGAGGAGGTGATCGGTACGACGGTGCCCGCCTCGTTCGGTGAGACGGTGTGGGGACAGGCGGCCGGGACGTTCGACCGGCTGGATCCCCACCGCGTCTTCGGGAACGACTTCCTCGACCGGCTGTTCGGATGA
- a CDS encoding FAD-dependent monooxygenase codes for MRVKVACVGGGPAGLYLSILLKRQDPSHEITVHERNPEGSTYGWGVTYWRGLLDRLHEYDPESARAVEEHSVTWNEGVALVGDRATRRPGDQGFGIGRHRLLEILAARARSLDVRLEFDQEITDANLPEADLVVAADGVHSTLRGQHADHFGEEIRAGRNHYIWLGTTKVFDAFTFAFVETDHGWIWCYGYPFSPERSTCVVECAPETWTGLGLDRANEADGTALLEKLFVDVLDGHALIGRTSAQVGAPWLTFRTLTNRTWQRDNLVLIGDAAHTTHYSIGAGTTLALEDTIVLADALRGHPSLPDALARYEQRRRRELLSIQSAARYSAQWYENLPRYIDLPPEQMFALLGQRHSPLLPYVPPQLYYRLDKAAGQLEALRRFKRWLGPKVARTVHARALASRK; via the coding sequence GTGCGTGTGAAGGTCGCCTGCGTCGGTGGCGGGCCCGCCGGCCTGTATCTGTCGATCCTGCTGAAACGACAGGACCCGTCCCACGAGATCACCGTTCATGAGCGCAATCCGGAGGGCTCGACCTACGGCTGGGGTGTCACCTACTGGCGCGGACTGCTCGACCGGCTCCACGAGTACGACCCCGAGTCCGCGCGGGCCGTCGAGGAGCACTCGGTGACCTGGAACGAGGGTGTCGCGCTGGTAGGGGACCGGGCCACCCGGCGCCCCGGCGACCAGGGCTTCGGCATCGGCCGCCACCGGCTGCTGGAGATCCTCGCCGCCCGGGCCCGCTCCCTCGACGTACGGCTGGAGTTCGACCAGGAGATCACGGACGCGAACCTGCCCGAGGCCGACCTCGTCGTGGCCGCGGACGGAGTGCACAGCACCCTGCGCGGCCAACACGCCGACCACTTCGGCGAGGAGATCCGGGCGGGCCGCAACCACTACATCTGGCTCGGCACCACCAAGGTCTTCGACGCGTTCACCTTCGCCTTCGTCGAGACCGACCACGGCTGGATCTGGTGCTACGGCTATCCCTTCAGCCCCGAGCGCAGCACCTGTGTCGTCGAGTGCGCCCCCGAGACCTGGACCGGGCTCGGCCTGGACCGGGCGAACGAGGCCGACGGAACGGCCCTGCTGGAGAAGCTCTTCGTCGACGTGCTCGACGGCCATGCCCTCATCGGCCGCACCTCGGCCCAGGTCGGCGCCCCCTGGCTGACCTTCCGCACCCTCACCAACCGCACCTGGCAGCGCGACAACCTCGTCCTGATCGGCGACGCCGCCCACACCACCCACTACTCCATCGGCGCCGGCACCACCCTCGCCCTGGAGGACACCATCGTCCTGGCCGACGCGCTGCGCGGGCACCCGAGCCTCCCGGACGCCCTCGCCCGCTATGAACAGCGGCGCAGGCGGGAGCTGCTGTCCATCCAGAGCGCGGCCCGCTACAGCGCCCAGTGGTACGAGAACCTGCCCCGCTACATCGACCTGCCCCCGGAGCAGATGTTCGCCCTCCTCGGCCAGCGGCACTCGCCCCTGCTGCCGTACGTCCCGCCCCAGCTGTACTACCGCCTCGACAAGGCGGCCGGGCAACTGGAGGCGCTGCGCCGGTTCAAGCGCTGGCTGGGCCCGAAGGTGGCCCGGACCGTGCACGCGAGGGCACTGGCCTCCCGCAAGTAG
- the melC1 gene encoding apotyrosinase chaperone MelC1, translating to MPRLTRRRALTAAAALASGAGAGAGAQAAAAPGAAAHDHGSPDSPSPAPSSTSSPSSPSSFDEVYKGRRIQGRPSTGGGHHHGTGYAVFVDGVELHVMRNADGSWISVVSHYDPVPTPRAAARAAVDELQGAKLVPFPAN from the coding sequence ATGCCCCGACTCACCCGACGCCGCGCACTGACCGCCGCAGCCGCACTCGCCTCGGGGGCGGGAGCCGGAGCCGGAGCCCAGGCTGCCGCCGCGCCGGGCGCCGCCGCCCACGACCACGGCTCACCCGACTCCCCCTCCCCTGCTCCCTCCTCGACCTCCTCCCCCTCCTCCCCCTCCTCCTTCGACGAGGTCTACAAGGGCCGCCGGATACAGGGCCGGCCCTCCACCGGGGGCGGTCACCACCACGGCACCGGCTACGCGGTGTTCGTAGACGGCGTGGAGCTGCACGTGATGCGCAACGCCGACGGCAGCTGGATCAGCGTCGTCAGCCACTACGACCCGGTGCCCACCCCGCGCGCCGCCGCACGTGCCGCGGTCGACGAACTCCAGGGCGCCAAGCTCGTCCCGTTCCCCGCCAACTGA